Part of the Streptomyces sp. f51 genome is shown below.
CGGGCCGAGTTGAGGCTGTTGGCGTCCGTGAGCGTGAGGTACAGGCCCCGAACCAGCGGATAGAGCACCAATCCGCCGAGTACGACGACGACCGGGGCGATCATCGCGTACGCGTACCAGTACTTCTGGTACGAGTGCTTGAGACGCTGCGCCCGGCCGGGACGCGGTGCTCGGTCACCGCGGCGCTTGCCGGTCGCGCGGTCGATGGCGACTGTCATGGTTCGACACCTTCTGCAAGATCAGGAGTTGGGCGCACACAGCCGGTGGCCGCCGGGTCCGTGTCCCCGTTCTCGGGGGTCCCCCCGGCCCGACCGAAGTCGGGCCGGGGAGGGATCCGGCGGCCACACGGGCTCACTTGCTGAAGTCCGGCACCAGCTTGGCGATGGCCAGCTCGACGTTGCTCAGACCCTTGTCCAGGGACTCCTTGCCACCCGCGATCTTGGGCAGCTCGGTGTCCAGCGGGCCCCACAGGGAGCTGTACTCCGGCAGCGCCGGGCGCGGCTGGGCGGCGGAGAGGACCGTGCCGTAGCCGGCGATGCCCGGGTCGGCCTTGACGGCGTCGGTGTAGGCGTCGTCACGCGTGGGCAGCGTGGAGTTCTTCAGCGCGATGGTGGCCTGGGACTTCGCCGAGGTCATGAAGTTGACGAACTTCAGCGACGCGGCCTGGTGGGCCTTGTCCGAGCCGGCGTAGACCGAGAGGTTGTGACCGCCGGTCGGGGCGCCCGCCTTGCCGGTGGAGCCGGCCGGGACGGTGGCGATACCGAGGTTCGTCTTGTCCGAGAACGCCGAACCCTTGTAGAAGTTCGTGATCTCCCAGGGACCCTGGACGATCGCGGCGACCTTGCCGTTGACGAACGCGTCCTGGATGTGGGCGTACGCGTCGGCGGTGGTGTCCGCCTTGTGCAGGCCCTTGCCGGAGAAGAGGCCCAGCCAGGTGCCGTACGCCTTCTTCGCGGCCGGGGAGTTGACCGTGATCTTCTTCGCGGAGGCGTCGACGGTGTCGGTGCCCTCGCCGTAGAGGAAGTTCTGCGCGTAGTAGGCCTGGGTCGAGCCCCAGTAGCCGTCGACGCCGGTCTTGCC
Proteins encoded:
- a CDS encoding extracellular solute-binding protein — encoded protein: MRRGIAASALVASFALAATACGGSGSDSSDKASGPVTITWWDTSNATNEAPTYKALVKEFEAANKNVKVKYVNVPFDQAQNKFDTAAGASGAPDILRSEVGWTPAFAKKGYFLPLDGTAALADQAKFKPNLIEQAKYDGKTYGVPLVTDTLALVYNKALFKKAGISEAPKTWSDLKKDAATIKGKTGVDGYWGSTQAYYAQNFLYGEGTDTVDASAKKITVNSPAAKKAYGTWLGLFSGKGLHKADTTADAYAHIQDAFVNGKVAAIVQGPWEITNFYKGSAFSDKTNLGIATVPAGSTGKAGAPTGGHNLSVYAGSDKAHQAASLKFVNFMTSAKSQATIALKNSTLPTRDDAYTDAVKADPGIAGYGTVLSAAQPRPALPEYSSLWGPLDTELPKIAGGKESLDKGLSNVELAIAKLVPDFSK